In the genome of Populus alba chromosome 11, ASM523922v2, whole genome shotgun sequence, one region contains:
- the LOC118043702 gene encoding NADH kinase produces MARRRLLLMLKPFDVYQFGQSNGGSSITNSQAFRYLDNRRKVHKDAINFCQDILRKKSNIDWEPILRTNLSQPIRNFDLVVTVGGDGTLLQASHFLDDSIPVLGVNSDPTQVKEVEKFSNEFDATRSTGYLCAATVQSFEQVLDEILAGQKVPSNLSRISLSVNSQLLSTYALNDILIADPCPATVSRFSFRIQRDSESCGPLVNCRSSGLRVSTAAGSTAAMLSAGGFAMPVLSEDLQYMVREPISPGAAIRLMHGIIKSDQSLKASWFSKKGVIYIDGSHVFHSIQHGDTIEMSSKAPGLKVFLPHD; encoded by the exons ATGGCAAGGAGGCGGCTATTATTGATGTTAAAACCTTTTGATGTTTACCAATTTGGCCAATCAAATGGTGGCTCATCCATCACCAATTCTCAG GCTTTTCGTTATCTAGATAACAGGCGTAAGGTTCACAAGGATGCTATAAACTTCTGTCAGGATATTTTACGaaagaaatcaaatattgaTTGGGAACCCATCTTACGTACAAATTTGTCACAACCAATTCGGAATTTTGATTTGGTTGTTACTGTTGGTGGTGATGGAACTCTTTTACAAGCAAGTCATTTCTTGGATGATTCAATTCCGGTTCTTGGAGTGAACTCAGATCCCACACAAGTCAAAGAG GTGGAGAAATTCAGTAATGAATTTGATGCTACTAGAAGCACTGGCTACCTGTGTGCAGCAACCGTCCAGAGTTTTGAACAA GTGCTAGACGAGATCCTAGCTGGTCAGAAAGTCCCTTCTAACTTGTCGAGAATATCATTAAGTGTAAATTCACAACTGCTGTCTACTTATGCCCTCAATGACATATTGATCGCTGACCCTTGTCCTGCGACAGTTTCACGCTTCTCATTCAG GATTCAGAGGGACAGTGAATCGTGTGGCCCATTAGTGAACTGCCGATCAAGTGGTCTCAGAGTCTCGACTGCTGCTGGATCAACAGCTGCAATGCTCTCGGCAGGTGGATTTGCGATGCCTGTTTTATCCGAGGACCTTCAATATATGGTGAGAGAACCCATTTCACCTGGAGCCGCAATCAGGTTAATGCACGGGATAATTAAATCCGATCAGTCCTTGAAAGCCTCATGGTTTTCCAAGAAGGGAGTAATATACATTGATGGTTCTCATGTTTTCCACTCTATCCAGCATGGGGATACCATTGAAATGTCTTCCAAGGCCCCGggtttgaaagtttttttgcCTCACGATTAA
- the LOC118043690 gene encoding F-box/LRR-repeat protein At3g26922 gives MEIIILETDRQPQNNQEPTGEPRTRKRSSLNNNEDRISTLPNVLLHHILSFVDAVQVVQTCVLSKRWMNVWKSHPYLDFNFETFSSLINSDYYDDEVNNFTDFIYHVLVRRHNLKAVKISLDILRDTRCSLVESLIYYAVKHHVEEISINTAHWDVPIVLPRCFFDCESLRSLKLKVDGGIALPKSLGLQSLKTLHLGGARNFDGKIFSSCPNLENLKIEDICLNTIENFNIHVLNLKSLEILNWRYSRIMRGCKVMLFAPKLTSFKFDGNTPLFWSEVNLTSLDDVNVVLQRYHHSHNYPFYVVEDEYISEEDETEQGLVLNLIKMLHEFCSAKSLTLSMNIIEILSEVPDALDKHPSPFSNLKYLKLKTDHKDVTLPAHVLNYFLTSSSFLKVSF, from the exons ATGGAAATAATCATACTGGAAACAGATAGACAACCTCAAAATAACCAAGAACCAACAGGGGAACCAAGGACTAGGAAGAGGTCATCACTGAACAACAATGAAGACAGGATCAGCACACTACCAAATGTACTTCTCCATCACATTTTGTCTTTTGTGGACGCAGTGCAAGTTGTTCAAACCTGTGTTTTGTCCAAAAGATGGATGAATGTGTGGAAATCTCATCCCTATCTCGACTTCAATTTTGAGACATTTTCATCCTTAATCAATTCAGATTATTATGACGATGAGGTGAACAATTTCACTGACTTTATCTATCATGTTTTAGTACGTCGCCATAACCTTAAGGCTGTTAAGATTTCCTTAGATATACTTCGTGATACTCGATGTAGTTTGGTGGAATCGTTGATATATTATGCAGTTAAACATCACGTGGAAGAGATATCTATAAATACTGCTCATTGGGATGTGCCAATTGTGTTGCCTCGTTGTTTCTTTGACTGTGAATCATTGAGAAGCCTAAAATTGAAAGTTGACGGTGGCATAGCTTTGCCAAAATCTTTGGGGTTGCAGTCTCTGAAGACATTGCATCTTGGTGGGGCCCGGAATTTTGATGGGAAGATTTTCTCAAGTTGCCCGAATCTTGAAAATCTGAAAATTGAAGATATATGCTTAAACACGattgaaaatttcaatattCATGTTCTTAATCTGAAAAGCTTGGAAATTTTGAATTGGAGATATAGTAGAATTATGCGTGGATGCAAGGTCATGTTATTTGCTCCTAAGCTTACCAGTTTCAAGTTTGATGGGAACACTCCTTTATTTTGGTCTGAAGTGAATCTTACCTCTTTGGATGATGTAAATGTAGTCTTGCAGAGATACCATCACAGTCATAACTATCCATTCTATGTAGTTGAAGATGAATACATTtcagaagaagatgaaaccgAGCAGGGGCTTGTTCTCAATCTCATCAAGATGCTTCATGAGTTCTGCAGTGCAAAATCTTTGACATTATCCATGAATATCATTGAG ATTCTCTCCGAGGTTCCGGATGCTCTAGATAAACATCCTTCGCCATTTTCTAATTTGAAGTATCTGAAGTTGAAAACTGACCACAAGGATGTCACTCTACCTGCCCATGTCTTGAATTACTTTCTTACAAGCTCTTCTTTTCTGAAAGTGAGCTTCTAA